A region from the Nonlabens sp. YIK11 genome encodes:
- a CDS encoding serine hydrolase domain-containing protein, which produces MKSTFLLLLMAIGASAQQTYFPERHAIWQQISVQDAGMDPEKLDDVIAFAKANEYSGSRDLRIAILDGFKSEPFHEILGPTKKRGGPAGMILKNGKLVASWGDTKRVDMTFSVTKSFLSTVAGLAVDDGLIKNVNDTVADYVWDGTFAGRHNSQITWSQLLQQNSAWQGTLYGGKDWADRPPRDGDLDDWQYAAPATPGTVMEYNDVRVNVLAYSLLQVLREPLPLVLRNRIMDKIGASRSWRWYGYDDAWETIDGLQMKSVTGGGHSGAGLFINTEDMARFGLLFSNNGKWKNEQLISKEWIEMATISSTPEPNYGFMWWLNTDGKRQWDGVDKEVFYAAGFGGNFIVVDRKNDVVVVTRWLEPSKIGAFMKLLVASMN; this is translated from the coding sequence ATGAAATCAACTTTCCTTCTTCTGCTTATGGCCATTGGTGCCAGTGCCCAGCAAACCTATTTTCCAGAGCGTCATGCTATCTGGCAACAAATATCAGTTCAAGATGCTGGTATGGATCCAGAAAAGCTGGATGATGTTATCGCTTTCGCGAAAGCGAACGAATATTCAGGCTCTAGGGACTTGCGCATTGCCATTTTAGACGGTTTTAAATCAGAACCGTTTCATGAGATTTTAGGTCCTACCAAAAAACGTGGCGGTCCTGCCGGCATGATTTTGAAGAATGGAAAATTAGTAGCAAGTTGGGGCGACACTAAGCGTGTGGACATGACATTTTCAGTTACTAAAAGTTTTCTTTCCACGGTTGCTGGACTCGCAGTGGATGACGGATTGATCAAAAATGTCAATGACACGGTAGCTGATTATGTATGGGACGGCACGTTTGCGGGAAGGCATAATTCCCAGATCACCTGGAGCCAATTATTACAGCAAAATAGCGCCTGGCAAGGAACCTTGTACGGTGGTAAGGACTGGGCAGACCGGCCACCACGTGATGGTGATCTGGATGATTGGCAATATGCAGCGCCTGCCACGCCTGGCACTGTTATGGAATACAACGATGTGCGTGTCAATGTGCTCGCCTATAGTTTGCTACAGGTTTTAAGAGAGCCACTGCCGCTTGTTTTAAGAAACAGAATTATGGATAAGATAGGCGCTTCTAGATCCTGGCGCTGGTACGGTTATGATGACGCATGGGAAACGATCGACGGTCTGCAAATGAAGAGTGTTACTGGCGGCGGCCACAGCGGTGCTGGTTTGTTTATCAATACTGAAGATATGGCGCGATTTGGTTTACTGTTTTCCAATAACGGTAAGTGGAAGAACGAACAACTGATCTCCAAAGAATGGATAGAGATGGCTACAATTTCTTCCACACCAGAGCCTAATTACGGTTTTATGTGGTGGCTCAATACAGATGGCAAACGACAATGGGATGGCGTGGATAAAGAGGTGTTTTATGCCGCTGGTTTTGGCGGGAATTTTATCGTGGTAGATCGTAAGAATGACGTAGTGGTTGTCACCAGATGGCTGGAGCCTAGTAAGATTGGTGCGTTCATGAAACTGTTAGTGGCTTCAATGAATTAA
- a CDS encoding NAD(P)/FAD-dependent oxidoreductase → MIKEIQLRVTLPEEQQDPDIKKRAATFLGEDVSHITGVVVLRKSIDARKKIVVFNYKLAVYINEDLPKESEYHFDYQDVSTASEIHIIGFGPAGMYAALRCIELGYKPVVLERGKDVQKRRRDIKAINQDHVVNGDSNYCFGEGGAGTYSDGKLYTRSLKRGDVRRIFENLVFHGATNEILVDAHPHIGTNKLPKIIQRIRETILNYGGEIHFETKVTDFVIQKDHIKALILDDNREMKVEKVILATGHSARDIFELLHKKNIAIEAKSFAMGVRVEHPQHIIDSIQYNCGMERPDLLPAAAYSLVQQVKGRGVYSFCMCPGGFIVPAATEAGEVVVNGMSPSRRNNKFANSGIVVEINADEDLRSFAQHGALAGLEFQKSLERMAFTAGGRSQTAPAQRLTDFVDGKLSPQLNESSYQPGLVSAPLHSLLPKHLGSRLRKGFEAFGHKMHGYNTNEANIVGVESRTSSPVKIPRNDTLEHPQISNLFPCGEGGGYAGGIVSAAMDGERCAEAAIQR, encoded by the coding sequence ATGATCAAAGAGATACAACTGCGCGTCACATTGCCTGAAGAACAACAGGATCCTGATATCAAAAAAAGAGCTGCGACTTTTTTAGGTGAGGATGTATCCCATATTACTGGTGTCGTGGTATTGCGCAAGTCTATTGATGCGCGTAAAAAAATCGTTGTATTCAATTACAAACTTGCGGTTTACATCAATGAAGACCTTCCTAAGGAATCTGAGTATCACTTTGATTATCAAGATGTTTCCACTGCAAGCGAAATTCATATCATAGGCTTTGGACCTGCGGGAATGTATGCCGCTTTGCGTTGTATCGAGTTGGGTTACAAACCTGTGGTGCTGGAACGTGGCAAGGATGTTCAAAAACGCCGGCGCGACATCAAGGCCATCAATCAAGATCATGTCGTCAATGGTGATTCCAACTATTGTTTTGGAGAAGGTGGCGCTGGAACCTATAGTGATGGCAAACTCTACACGCGCAGTTTAAAACGCGGTGATGTGAGACGCATCTTTGAAAATCTAGTGTTTCACGGTGCGACCAATGAGATATTGGTAGATGCCCATCCACATATAGGAACGAACAAGCTACCTAAAATTATCCAGCGGATTAGGGAAACCATCTTGAATTATGGTGGTGAGATTCATTTTGAAACCAAGGTAACTGATTTTGTCATCCAGAAGGATCACATCAAAGCTTTGATTCTAGACGATAATCGTGAAATGAAAGTGGAGAAAGTTATTCTCGCCACGGGCCACTCTGCTCGCGATATTTTTGAATTACTACATAAAAAGAATATTGCTATTGAGGCAAAGTCCTTTGCTATGGGCGTGCGTGTGGAACATCCACAACATATCATCGACTCCATACAATACAACTGCGGTATGGAGCGGCCAGACTTACTGCCTGCAGCGGCGTACAGCCTTGTCCAACAAGTAAAAGGCCGTGGTGTTTACTCGTTCTGTATGTGTCCAGGTGGTTTTATTGTCCCAGCAGCTACTGAAGCTGGCGAGGTAGTCGTAAACGGTATGTCACCATCAAGAAGAAATAACAAGTTTGCCAACTCTGGTATTGTCGTAGAAATAAATGCCGATGAAGATTTGAGGTCCTTTGCGCAGCATGGTGCCCTTGCTGGTCTTGAATTTCAAAAAAGTCTAGAACGCATGGCCTTTACGGCTGGTGGCAGGTCGCAAACCGCACCGGCACAACGATTGACGGACTTTGTGGATGGTAAACTCTCGCCTCAACTTAATGAAAGTTCATATCAGCCAGGATTAGTCAGTGCGCCATTACATAGTTTATTACCCAAACATTTGGGCAGCCGATTGCGTAAAGGATTTGAAGCCTTTGGACATAAAATGCATGGTTACAATACTAACGAAGCCAATATTGTAGGTGTGGAATCCAGAACTTCTTCACCGGTCAAAATCCCCAGAAATGACACTCTAGAGCATCCACAGATTTCCAATCTATTTCCATGTGGTGAAGGTGGTGGGTATGCCGGTGGTATTGTAAGCGCCGCCATGGATGGTGAACGATGCGCAGAAGCTGCCATTCAACGCTAG